A genome region from Passer domesticus isolate bPasDom1 chromosome 27, bPasDom1.hap1, whole genome shotgun sequence includes the following:
- the LRRC3C gene encoding leucine-rich repeat-containing protein 3C, whose translation MTAAQGVLLRPITMGLLLQSFFLLLLLLLGSCLPPAAAFPKGCYPSEEEGLKTFRCSNAQLTEVPRDIPNDTNKLYLDFNQIPFLPRDAFRDLPLLLELDLSHNAIARIETGAFQGLAEHLHSLDLSSNRLVSVSKDAFSNLKAKVNLSNNPWLCDCRLQELIRAVELAADSSGGIVCDSSTQEEHVGKAFLQLTADTDFCNVYKKTTDIAMLVTMFGWFAMVISYLVYYVRQNQEDARRHLEYLKSLPSKQRRSEESSTISTVV comes from the coding sequence ATGACTGCAGCACAGGGGGTTCTCCTCCGCCCCATCACCATGGgactgctcctgcagagcttcttcctcctcctcctcctcctcctgggctcctgcctccctccagcCGCTGCCTTCCCCAAGGGCTGTTACCCCTCAGAAGAGGAGGGGCTGAAGACCTTTCGCTGCAGCAACGCTCAGCTGACCGAGGTCCCCAGGGACATCCCCAATGACACCAACAAACTCTACCTGGACTTCAACCAAATCCCCTTCCTGCCTCGCGATGCCTTCCGGGACCTGCcgctcctgctggagctggatcTGTCCCACAATGCCATCGCCAGAATTGAAACCGGGGCTTTCCAGGGCCTGGCAGAGCACCTACACTCTCTGGATTTGTCTTCCAACAGGCTGGTGTCGGTCAGCAAAGACGCCTTTAGCAACCTGAAGGCCAAGGTGAACCTGTCCAACAACCCGTGGCTGTGTGACTGccggctgcaggagctgatccGTGCCGTGGAGCTGGCGGCCGACTCCTCGGGGGGCATCGTGTGCGACTCCTCCACGCAGGAGGAGCACGTGGGCAAAGCCTTCCTGCAGCTCACTGCCGACACAGACTTCTGCAACGTGTACAAGAAGACCACGGACATCGCCATGCTGGTCACCATGTTCGGCTGGTTCGCCATGGTGATTTCCTACCTGGTTTATTACGTCAGGCAGAACCAGGAGGACGCCCGGAGGCACCTGGAGTATCTCAAGTCGCTGCCCAGCAAACAGCGGCGGTCGGAGGAGTCGTCCACCATCAGCACTGTGGTGTGA
- the ZPBP2 gene encoding zona pellucida-binding protein 2 isoform X1, giving the protein MAGGGGRPRCPPGALLSVAAVVVAVGWVRAEQKEEQSIDLIGKNEVYGDTRHKVNVYVKVFTNSPFLVCMDLALSQERIIDPNYLWTGPDGRDLQGQNYVNLTETGKLMLMGFMVSMSGAYTCTLSHKVIETTTQEEIEMVEAYKFMVYAYREADHAYQVSVRFSTTGCRLTNNGLFIEVLKKILNSSISHLTCHITESSYKCHSVRTPKNGLQYELFVNFLVNPFAPGWEEVCQEISYDCEDETNRRVRQAAERIGKFFHQLKHVLKYEFQAVPTIQYVDNSFSMTPIDSCQPGFGKNHYTHQNCASCCVVCGPGTYSPNHEVICRTCARPHARRGNIPEGSRESAEPLPAPPAASSPSAAPKPRAGPGWPQVLQEQMTPAVNS; this is encoded by the exons atggcggggggcggcgggcggccccgctgccccccgggCGCTCTGCTGAGCGTGGCGGCCGTGGTGGTGGCCGTGGGATGGG TGAGAGCAGAACAGAAGGAAGAGCAATCTATTGATTTAATTGGAAAGAATGAAGTTTATGGTGACACCAGGCATAAAG TGAATGTGTATGTTAAGGTGTTCACAAACAGCCCATTCCTGGTCTGTATGGATTTGGCTCTTTCTCAAGAAAGAATAATAGATCCCAACTATTTGTGGACGGGTCCAGATGGAAGAGATTTACAAG GGCAAAACTATGTGAATCTGACAGAGACAGGGAAGCTGATGCTGATGGGTTTCATGGTGTCAATGTCTGGTGCCTACACTTGTACTCTCTCCCACAAAGTCATCGAAACCACAACACAGGAAGAAATAGAAATGGTTGAGGCCTATAAATTCATGGTTTATG CCTACAGGGAAGCTGACCATGCCTATCAGGTGTCTGTTCGCTTTAGCACCACGGGCTGCAGGCTGACAAACAACGGCTTGTTCATCGAGGTtctaaaaaaaatcctcaacaGCAGCATCTCCCACCTGACCTGCCACATCACAGAGTCATCCTACAAGTGCCACTCCGTCAGGACACCAAAGAACGGCCTCCAGTATGAGCTGTTTGTTAATTTTCTAG TAAATCCATTTGCACCAGGATGGGAAGAAGTTTGCCAGGAGATTTCTTATGACTGTGAAGATGAGACAAACAGGAGAGTCCGACAG GCAGCAGAGCGAATAGGGAAGTTTTTCCATCAGCTGAAGCATGTTTTGAAGTATGAATTTCAGGCTGTTCCTACAATACAGTACGTGGACAACAGCTTCTCCATGACTCCCATCGACAGCTGTCAGCCAGGTTTTGGGAAAAACCACTACACCCACCAgaactgtgccagctgctgtg TGGTCTGTGGTCCTGGAACTTACAGTCCCAACCATGAGGTGATATGTCGGACCTGTGCCAGGCCTCATGCCAGGAG AGGGAATATTCCAGAGGGAAGCAGAGAGTCTGCAGAGCctcttccagctcctcctgctgcatctTCCCCTTCAGCTGCACCAAAGCCTCGAGCAGGGCCCGGCTGgccccaggtgctgcaggaacAGATGACACCAGCTGTGAATTCCTGA
- the ZPBP2 gene encoding zona pellucida-binding protein 2 isoform X3, which produces MAGGGGRPRCPPGALLSVAAVVVAVGWVRAEQKEEQSIDLIGKNEVYGDTRHKVNVYVKVFTNSPFLVCMDLALSQERIIDPNYLWTGPDGRDLQAYREADHAYQVSVRFSTTGCRLTNNGLFIEVLKKILNSSISHLTCHITESSYKCHSVRTPKNGLQYELFVNFLVNPFAPGWEEVCQEISYDCEDETNRRVRQAAERIGKFFHQLKHVLKYEFQAVPTIQYVDNSFSMTPIDSCQPGFGKNHYTHQNCASCCVVCGPGTYSPNHEVICRTCARPHARRGNIPEGSRESAEPLPAPPAASSPSAAPKPRAGPGWPQVLQEQMTPAVNS; this is translated from the exons atggcggggggcggcgggcggccccgctgccccccgggCGCTCTGCTGAGCGTGGCGGCCGTGGTGGTGGCCGTGGGATGGG TGAGAGCAGAACAGAAGGAAGAGCAATCTATTGATTTAATTGGAAAGAATGAAGTTTATGGTGACACCAGGCATAAAG TGAATGTGTATGTTAAGGTGTTCACAAACAGCCCATTCCTGGTCTGTATGGATTTGGCTCTTTCTCAAGAAAGAATAATAGATCCCAACTATTTGTGGACGGGTCCAGATGGAAGAGATTTACAAG CCTACAGGGAAGCTGACCATGCCTATCAGGTGTCTGTTCGCTTTAGCACCACGGGCTGCAGGCTGACAAACAACGGCTTGTTCATCGAGGTtctaaaaaaaatcctcaacaGCAGCATCTCCCACCTGACCTGCCACATCACAGAGTCATCCTACAAGTGCCACTCCGTCAGGACACCAAAGAACGGCCTCCAGTATGAGCTGTTTGTTAATTTTCTAG TAAATCCATTTGCACCAGGATGGGAAGAAGTTTGCCAGGAGATTTCTTATGACTGTGAAGATGAGACAAACAGGAGAGTCCGACAG GCAGCAGAGCGAATAGGGAAGTTTTTCCATCAGCTGAAGCATGTTTTGAAGTATGAATTTCAGGCTGTTCCTACAATACAGTACGTGGACAACAGCTTCTCCATGACTCCCATCGACAGCTGTCAGCCAGGTTTTGGGAAAAACCACTACACCCACCAgaactgtgccagctgctgtg TGGTCTGTGGTCCTGGAACTTACAGTCCCAACCATGAGGTGATATGTCGGACCTGTGCCAGGCCTCATGCCAGGAG AGGGAATATTCCAGAGGGAAGCAGAGAGTCTGCAGAGCctcttccagctcctcctgctgcatctTCCCCTTCAGCTGCACCAAAGCCTCGAGCAGGGCCCGGCTGgccccaggtgctgcaggaacAGATGACACCAGCTGTGAATTCCTGA
- the ZPBP2 gene encoding zona pellucida-binding protein 2 isoform X2 has product MAGGGGRPRCPPGALLSVAAVVVAVGWVRAEQKEEQSIDLIGKNEVYGDTRHKVNVYVKVFTNSPFLVCMDLALSQERIIDPNYLWTGPDGRDLQGQNYVNLTETGKLMLMGFMVSMSGAYTCTLSHKVIETTTQEEIEMVEAYKFMVYAYREADHAYQVSVRFSTTGCRLTNNGLFIEVLKKILNSSISHLTCHITESSYKCHSVRTPKNGLQYELFVNFLVNPFAPGWEEVCQEISYDCEDETNRRVRQAAERIGKFFHQLKHVLKYEFQAVPTIQYVDNSFSMTPIDSCQPGFGKNHYTHQNCASCCVVCGPGTYSPNHEVICRTCARPHARSLDMRRKENQVSETKERGSNRLQSSAFRRINSGYGSLLE; this is encoded by the exons atggcggggggcggcgggcggccccgctgccccccgggCGCTCTGCTGAGCGTGGCGGCCGTGGTGGTGGCCGTGGGATGGG TGAGAGCAGAACAGAAGGAAGAGCAATCTATTGATTTAATTGGAAAGAATGAAGTTTATGGTGACACCAGGCATAAAG TGAATGTGTATGTTAAGGTGTTCACAAACAGCCCATTCCTGGTCTGTATGGATTTGGCTCTTTCTCAAGAAAGAATAATAGATCCCAACTATTTGTGGACGGGTCCAGATGGAAGAGATTTACAAG GGCAAAACTATGTGAATCTGACAGAGACAGGGAAGCTGATGCTGATGGGTTTCATGGTGTCAATGTCTGGTGCCTACACTTGTACTCTCTCCCACAAAGTCATCGAAACCACAACACAGGAAGAAATAGAAATGGTTGAGGCCTATAAATTCATGGTTTATG CCTACAGGGAAGCTGACCATGCCTATCAGGTGTCTGTTCGCTTTAGCACCACGGGCTGCAGGCTGACAAACAACGGCTTGTTCATCGAGGTtctaaaaaaaatcctcaacaGCAGCATCTCCCACCTGACCTGCCACATCACAGAGTCATCCTACAAGTGCCACTCCGTCAGGACACCAAAGAACGGCCTCCAGTATGAGCTGTTTGTTAATTTTCTAG TAAATCCATTTGCACCAGGATGGGAAGAAGTTTGCCAGGAGATTTCTTATGACTGTGAAGATGAGACAAACAGGAGAGTCCGACAG GCAGCAGAGCGAATAGGGAAGTTTTTCCATCAGCTGAAGCATGTTTTGAAGTATGAATTTCAGGCTGTTCCTACAATACAGTACGTGGACAACAGCTTCTCCATGACTCCCATCGACAGCTGTCAGCCAGGTTTTGGGAAAAACCACTACACCCACCAgaactgtgccagctgctgtg TGGTCTGTGGTCCTGGAACTTACAGTCCCAACCATGAGGTGATATGTCGGACCTGTGCCAGGCCTCATGCCAGGAG CCTGGAcatgaggagaaaggaaaatcaGGTCTCTGAGACAAAAGAAAGGGGAAGTAACAGATTACAAAGCTCAGCATTCAGGAGGATTAATTCAGGTTATGGTTCTCTCCTTGAATAA